The following coding sequences lie in one Euhalothece natronophila Z-M001 genomic window:
- the dusB gene encoding tRNA dihydrouridine synthase DusB yields the protein MSAVTPLKIGSVEVNSRVLQSPLSGVTDQVFRRLVRRYAPESMLYTEMVSAKEIHHLRELPQVMNIAPNENPISIQLFDCRPDFMGEAAEKAVAEGAQTVDINMGCPVNKITKKGGGSSLLRQPEVAEAIVKAVVNAVNVPVSVKTRIGWNEQEINILDFAQRLEDAGAQMLTLHGRTRSQGYNGKAQWHWIKKVKDHLSIPVIANGDIFSVDDAIRCLEETGADGVMCSRGTLGYPFLVGEIDYFLKTGKKRPEPTAQELLTCAKEHLQGLWEYRGDRGIYQSRKHLAWYAKGFPSASQLRDQLSQIKTLEEGLSLLDHTINCLPENSYN from the coding sequence ATGTCAGCAGTAACGCCTCTTAAAATTGGCTCAGTAGAAGTGAATAGTCGTGTTTTGCAGTCTCCCTTATCGGGGGTAACTGATCAGGTATTTCGTCGCTTAGTGCGCCGTTATGCCCCTGAATCCATGCTCTACACAGAAATGGTCAGTGCTAAGGAAATTCATCATTTACGCGAGTTACCGCAAGTGATGAATATTGCCCCGAATGAAAATCCAATTAGTATTCAATTATTTGATTGTCGCCCCGATTTTATGGGAGAAGCCGCAGAAAAAGCCGTTGCCGAGGGAGCGCAAACGGTTGATATTAATATGGGATGCCCTGTTAATAAAATTACTAAAAAGGGCGGTGGTTCATCACTATTACGACAACCCGAAGTCGCAGAAGCGATTGTTAAAGCAGTAGTAAACGCGGTCAATGTTCCTGTATCGGTTAAAACTCGCATCGGCTGGAATGAACAGGAAATTAATATTTTAGACTTTGCCCAACGGTTAGAAGATGCAGGGGCGCAGATGTTAACCTTACATGGTCGTACGCGATCGCAGGGCTATAATGGGAAAGCACAATGGCATTGGATTAAAAAAGTTAAAGATCATTTATCTATTCCCGTAATAGCCAACGGCGATATTTTTTCCGTGGATGATGCCATACGTTGCTTAGAAGAAACGGGCGCTGATGGGGTGATGTGTTCTCGGGGAACATTAGGCTATCCTTTTTTAGTGGGAGAAATTGATTATTTCCTCAAAACGGGAAAAAAACGTCCTGAACCAACAGCACAAGAGCTTTTAACTTGTGCCAAAGAGCATTTACAAGGATTATGGGAGTATCGCGGCGATCGTGGCATTTATCAATCCCGAAAACACCTAGCCTGGTACGCTAAAGGATTCCCTAGTGCATCACAATTAAGAGATCAACTCTCGCAAATCAAAACTTTAGAAGAAGGACTTTCTCTTTTAGATCATACTATTAACTGTTTACCCGAAAACAGTTACAATTAA
- the hemH gene encoding ferrochelatase: MGRVGVLLLNLGGPDELEDVRPFLYNLFSDPEIIRLPIPWLQKPLAWFISTARSRKSQENYKEIGGGSPLRRITEQQAEALKTKLEAEGHQAQVYVGMRYWHPFTEEAVVRIKRDKPQKLVILPLYPQFSISTSGSSFRVLERIWHEDPVLQKIPYTVIPSWYDEPAYLQAMANLIATELDKFENPDQVHIFFSAHGVPLSYVEEAGDPYQYEIEECTRLIMETLNRPNDHTLAYQSRVGPVEWLKPYTEEAIVELGEKGIKQLLVIPISFVSEHIETLQEIDIEYRELAYESGIENFQRVPALNTDSTFIQALTNCVENALNSPDRGFSEVTPLKKNLKMYPQERWEWGMTTTAEVWNGRLAMLGFIALIIELISGSGPLHFVGLL; the protein is encoded by the coding sequence ATGGGTCGAGTCGGGGTTTTACTTCTCAATTTAGGCGGACCAGACGAGCTAGAAGATGTTCGTCCCTTTTTATATAATTTGTTTTCTGACCCAGAAATTATCCGCTTGCCGATTCCTTGGTTACAGAAGCCATTGGCATGGTTTATTTCCACAGCGCGATCGCGCAAATCTCAAGAAAACTATAAAGAAATTGGTGGCGGTTCTCCTCTGCGTCGGATTACAGAACAACAAGCAGAAGCTCTTAAAACTAAGCTAGAAGCCGAAGGACACCAAGCGCAGGTATATGTGGGAATGCGCTACTGGCATCCGTTTACCGAAGAAGCAGTGGTGCGGATTAAACGAGATAAACCTCAAAAATTGGTGATTCTACCACTTTATCCTCAATTTTCCATTAGTACCAGTGGCTCTAGCTTCCGAGTCTTAGAACGGATTTGGCACGAAGACCCGGTATTACAAAAAATTCCCTACACAGTCATTCCCTCTTGGTATGATGAGCCTGCTTACTTACAAGCAATGGCAAATTTAATTGCCACGGAACTAGATAAATTTGAAAATCCAGATCAAGTGCATATCTTTTTCAGTGCCCATGGTGTTCCCCTCAGTTATGTTGAAGAAGCAGGGGATCCTTACCAATACGAAATTGAAGAATGCACCCGTTTAATCATGGAAACCTTAAACCGTCCTAATGATCATACTCTTGCCTATCAAAGTCGGGTTGGCCCAGTGGAATGGCTGAAACCCTATACAGAAGAAGCGATTGTAGAATTAGGAGAGAAAGGAATTAAACAGTTACTGGTGATTCCTATTAGTTTTGTCTCTGAACATATTGAAACCCTACAAGAAATTGATATTGAGTATCGAGAATTGGCGTATGAATCTGGCATTGAAAACTTCCAACGAGTTCCAGCCCTCAATACTGATTCTACCTTTATTCAAGCACTCACTAACTGTGTGGAAAACGCTCTAAATTCTCCTGATCGCGGTTTTTCTGAAGTAACTCCCCTGAAGAAAAACTTAAAAATGTACCCGCAAGAACGTTGGGAATGGGGAATGACAACTACCGCCGAAGTTTGGAATGGTCGTCTTGCCATGTTAGGCTTTATCGCGTTAATCATTGAACTGATTAGTGGATCTGGCCCCTTGCACTTTGTCGGATTACTTTAA
- a CDS encoding alpha/beta fold hydrolase — MGLPLVVIAIARIYKSPDQTNSKVTFYLFRNMLNSPDYLLFAQHGWADTSVTMRTLANRLRLENTVVITPNLGFYRTWWRMRPLIAQVSAIAQYYLNHFPHTPIRIIGHSMGGLIWLEILKNHPEWWQRVESLVLIACPIKGAELARIIDPLGLGIGVAKALAKNRQSLAENIAKIIPTLSISSNYFLRTDGTISVNSTQFNYAQCICIPGVSHADLRISPKVIYSIRDFWGIKQKIS, encoded by the coding sequence TTGGGACTGCCATTAGTTGTCATCGCGATCGCGCGCATATATAAGTCTCCTGATCAAACAAACTCCAAGGTAACATTTTATCTTTTTCGCAATATGTTGAATTCTCCAGACTATCTTCTTTTTGCCCAACATGGTTGGGCGGATACTTCGGTTACTATGCGAACTTTAGCCAATCGGTTAAGGTTAGAAAATACCGTGGTGATTACCCCCAATTTGGGGTTTTATCGCACTTGGTGGCGCATGCGACCTCTGATTGCTCAAGTTAGCGCGATCGCGCAATATTATCTTAATCACTTTCCTCATACACCCATTAGAATTATTGGACATTCCATGGGAGGCTTAATTTGGTTAGAAATTTTAAAAAATCATCCCGAATGGTGGCAAAGAGTAGAGAGTCTTGTGTTAATTGCCTGTCCTATCAAAGGTGCTGAATTAGCTAGAATCATTGACCCCTTAGGGTTAGGAATTGGGGTGGCAAAAGCATTAGCTAAAAATCGTCAATCTTTAGCAGAAAATATTGCCAAAATAATTCCCACTCTAAGCATTAGCAGTAACTATTTCTTGAGAACAGATGGGACAATTTCTGTGAATTCCACCCAATTTAATTATGCTCAATGCATCTGCATACCTGGAGTTTCTCATGCTGATTTACGAATTTCTCCAAAAGTGATTTATAGCATTCGTGATTTTTGGGGAATTAAACAAAAAATCAGCTAA
- a CDS encoding gamma-glutamylcyclotransferase family protein, producing the protein MTPLRVFVYGTLKPGEANFKRYCEGKVSDITPAYTYGHLYALKVGYPGMTRGDTQVKGALLTLADDTVLSAIDDLEDYDPNRPPSENMYQREWITVYSLTDEPLGEAWGYRMDFQRIQQLGGMFLPSGNWGRQV; encoded by the coding sequence GTGACACCATTAAGAGTTTTTGTTTACGGGACACTCAAGCCAGGAGAAGCTAACTTTAAACGCTACTGTGAGGGGAAAGTGAGTGACATTACCCCTGCTTATACCTATGGTCATCTCTACGCCTTAAAAGTGGGTTATCCGGGGATGACTCGGGGGGATACTCAGGTAAAAGGGGCTTTACTCACCCTTGCTGATGACACGGTTTTAAGCGCGATCGATGATCTCGAAGATTATGATCCCAATCGCCCTCCAAGCGAAAATATGTATCAACGGGAATGGATTACTGTCTATTCTCTAACAGATGAACCTCTAGGCGAGGCGTGGGGATATCGGATGGACTTTCAGCGCATCCAACAATTAGGGGGAATGTTTTTACCTTCAGGAAATTGGGGAAGGCAAGTCTAA
- a CDS encoding GTPase, giving the protein MSSKTDQSLNYPFLLLTHLVCADREIHNKELNYLQILAGKKGINNETLREKEKILTQDESLLSMETVAEKISPQQQSAVMRDLLLMAFADGYFSPLERQMLEQVREIWNWSSEKLENFIQSANEFQEAQENYFTTLHQTTKLEGQLWNDPDYQNGIKQSAIVSHEDYPFAKEALEKTEAKLKELEQKLDQTLTDIQNQINQKAKAETAKEVINLLHETIQHLKDEIKTKLIAVQDSLEAKKSNLDYFTIAFMGKTKAGKSTLHSILTEQGWSAIGAGKQRTTRLNRVYEWKNIRIIDTPGIGAPNGKTDEEIAQSIINKADLVVFVVTNDSQQESEFQFLKLLKQNAKPLCILLNVFKNLSNSQRGEYELKCFLENPERLFNDQEMEGHINRIREYAEKYYGNDYFAIVPVMLLAAQLSYQDKHENHKEQLWQASQIEKFLDQIRLSVVEQGAIRRSQNLLGSTVKVIEEADTWAKEQATPYHTLAEEIQHKQEKLEQDIDKAIKETEKALEIEMKALFQEIRDAIPQFAEEHWNESESKQKLAWEKLLKEIKLEERLKNSAEEKWNNFINKVKQLLEELGKDLQFTAEFGGIPGFDFANQKRFGFKDFFRFLGGIFGVAGAFAFLFAGGFILGIVMTVTGIVMGLVANLFKSKAEIKKEAVEKISKSLLQQINQCEKEVTNQITAEFRNNCNQVKTEVKTYFHQLVAGLETISQQLTTSQSNLDQQVNSLNCAYGKRIIDWSQKHYETLTQDAINREVASVTRDIGKSITIEAKKNVSITRTQEELDLILQEKVVIQFREISWNYLVHPKKLPRSEEKIMNTHHHYDSEFEVNEISQRFQTHLNQFEKFLSSQEDEQLKAIHEKLRQDLDNYYQNGILTITLIGQYSAGKSTIISALTGRRDIYIDADIATDTTTLYDWNGIKIVDTPGLYTDRKDHDQITYEAIEKADLLVFCLTSKLFDNITADNFKKLAYDQEYASKMMLVINKMSQASGEEEELIANYKESLAKALEPYSLESFPLSFIDAKDYCEGIDEEDNLLIELSSFSEFIQQLNQFIEEKQITARLDTPVRIILSKISDAELAIQRDDTEDSAYLELVDRCAKRVEEERKRFWIEVKKIALELYSKVQKEATPLVEGLGKIEDEKEWEKIDEKVEKNIDKHCEYAQEKLKEAIIKAQESLFNTLKEVLEGDLGQGFQKNYQRQQQQYAGETYNYYYNKTSERWQKNSNFENFGKKIEKLNFFSDFVANGLLKVAHRDTVYQAGKFLGIKFKPFGAFKAADKIAGAAKVIKFAGPALAAGALLLDVKNSKDEEKQSEKLSQARKEINSQFTELAQQLQTQLESIGREVETQLYDEAVTKIEEMREAHNATITENQEQVQELTTLRQELKGILSEIRQAL; this is encoded by the coding sequence ATGTCCTCTAAAACCGATCAATCCCTAAACTATCCCTTTCTATTACTGACTCATCTGGTTTGTGCTGATCGAGAGATTCACAATAAAGAATTAAACTACTTACAAATATTAGCAGGAAAGAAAGGAATTAATAATGAAACTCTGAGAGAGAAAGAGAAAATCCTGACTCAAGATGAGTCCTTATTATCAATGGAAACAGTTGCAGAAAAAATTTCTCCTCAACAACAAAGTGCAGTCATGAGAGATTTGCTTTTAATGGCATTTGCTGATGGTTATTTCTCCCCATTAGAACGCCAAATGCTCGAACAAGTAAGGGAAATATGGAATTGGTCATCAGAAAAACTAGAGAATTTTATCCAGAGTGCAAACGAGTTTCAAGAGGCTCAAGAAAACTATTTTACAACCTTACATCAGACAACTAAATTAGAAGGTCAGTTATGGAATGATCCAGACTATCAAAACGGAATTAAACAAAGCGCGATCGTCTCCCATGAAGATTATCCCTTTGCGAAAGAGGCGTTAGAAAAGACAGAAGCAAAACTAAAGGAATTAGAACAGAAACTTGACCAAACTCTAACAGATATTCAAAACCAAATTAATCAGAAAGCCAAAGCAGAAACGGCTAAAGAAGTGATTAATCTTTTGCATGAAACAATCCAACATCTCAAAGACGAAATCAAAACAAAATTGATTGCAGTTCAAGACTCTCTAGAAGCAAAAAAGAGTAACTTGGATTATTTTACGATCGCGTTCATGGGAAAAACCAAAGCTGGAAAAAGTACCCTGCATTCAATTTTAACCGAACAAGGATGGAGCGCGATCGGGGCTGGAAAACAACGCACCACTCGCCTCAACCGTGTTTATGAATGGAAAAACATCCGCATCATCGACACACCTGGAATTGGCGCACCAAATGGAAAAACTGACGAAGAAATCGCCCAAAGCATTATCAATAAAGCCGATTTAGTCGTTTTTGTGGTCACTAACGACAGTCAACAAGAAAGTGAGTTTCAGTTTCTCAAGCTATTAAAACAGAATGCAAAACCGCTTTGTATTTTGCTCAATGTATTTAAAAACTTGAGTAACTCACAGCGGGGAGAATATGAATTAAAATGCTTTCTAGAAAATCCTGAACGGCTATTTAATGATCAAGAAATGGAAGGACATATTAATCGCATTCGAGAGTATGCAGAAAAGTATTATGGAAATGATTATTTTGCTATTGTTCCTGTAATGCTATTAGCTGCACAGCTATCCTATCAAGACAAACATGAAAACCACAAAGAGCAACTTTGGCAAGCCAGTCAAATTGAGAAGTTTTTAGATCAAATTCGCTTATCCGTAGTGGAACAGGGAGCAATTCGCCGTTCTCAAAACTTGCTAGGAAGTACAGTGAAAGTCATTGAAGAAGCTGATACTTGGGCGAAAGAACAAGCAACTCCTTATCACACTTTAGCAGAGGAAATTCAACATAAGCAGGAAAAATTAGAGCAGGATATTGACAAAGCAATCAAAGAAACAGAGAAAGCCTTAGAAATAGAGATGAAGGCTTTATTTCAGGAAATTAGAGATGCGATCCCTCAGTTTGCAGAAGAACATTGGAATGAGTCAGAATCTAAGCAAAAATTAGCATGGGAAAAACTCTTAAAAGAGATCAAGTTGGAAGAAAGACTAAAAAATAGTGCTGAAGAAAAGTGGAATAACTTTATTAATAAAGTTAAGCAATTACTGGAAGAACTAGGAAAAGATTTACAGTTTACAGCAGAGTTCGGAGGAATACCAGGTTTTGATTTTGCTAACCAAAAGAGATTTGGCTTCAAAGATTTTTTTCGTTTTTTAGGTGGCATTTTTGGAGTAGCAGGCGCTTTTGCTTTTTTATTTGCAGGTGGTTTTATTCTAGGAATAGTTATGACAGTTACTGGAATAGTTATGGGTTTGGTTGCGAATTTATTTAAGTCTAAAGCTGAGATTAAAAAAGAAGCTGTTGAGAAGATAAGTAAGTCATTACTACAGCAAATTAATCAATGTGAAAAAGAAGTTACGAATCAAATAACAGCAGAATTTCGGAACAACTGTAACCAAGTGAAGACAGAAGTTAAAACCTATTTTCATCAACTTGTAGCTGGTTTAGAAACGATTTCTCAGCAACTTACAACCAGTCAATCTAACTTAGACCAACAAGTTAATTCTCTCAACTGCGCTTATGGAAAACGGATTATTGACTGGAGTCAAAAACACTATGAAACTCTCACTCAAGATGCAATTAATCGTGAAGTGGCTAGTGTCACGCGAGACATTGGTAAAAGCATTACCATTGAAGCTAAAAAAAATGTTTCCATCACTCGCACTCAAGAAGAACTTGACTTAATCTTACAAGAGAAAGTAGTGATTCAGTTCAGAGAAATTAGCTGGAATTATTTAGTACACCCAAAAAAGTTACCACGATCAGAGGAGAAAATTATGAATACTCATCATCACTATGATTCTGAATTTGAAGTTAACGAAATTAGCCAACGCTTTCAAACTCATTTAAACCAATTTGAAAAATTTCTATCTTCTCAGGAAGACGAACAACTGAAAGCTATCCATGAAAAGTTACGTCAAGACTTGGATAACTATTATCAAAATGGGATTCTTACCATCACGCTGATTGGACAGTATAGTGCAGGAAAATCAACGATTATTTCTGCTTTAACAGGAAGACGAGACATTTACATTGACGCAGATATCGCCACCGATACCACGACATTGTATGACTGGAATGGAATTAAAATAGTTGACACTCCTGGACTTTATACTGATCGAAAAGATCATGATCAAATTACTTATGAGGCAATTGAAAAAGCTGATTTGCTAGTTTTCTGTTTAACCAGTAAGCTGTTCGATAATATCACCGCCGATAACTTCAAAAAACTCGCCTATGATCAAGAGTATGCTAGTAAAATGATGTTAGTGATTAATAAAATGTCTCAGGCTTCAGGAGAAGAAGAGGAGTTAATTGCTAACTATAAAGAGAGTCTTGCTAAAGCACTAGAACCTTATTCCTTAGAATCTTTTCCACTGTCTTTCATTGATGCAAAAGACTACTGTGAAGGAATTGATGAAGAAGATAATTTATTAATTGAATTAAGTAGTTTTTCTGAGTTTATTCAACAACTGAATCAGTTTATAGAAGAGAAGCAAATTACTGCTCGTTTGGATACGCCAGTTCGGATCATTTTATCTAAAATCAGTGATGCTGAGTTAGCTATACAAAGGGATGATACCGAAGATTCTGCTTATTTAGAATTGGTCGATCGCTGTGCAAAAAGAGTTGAGGAAGAAAGAAAACGTTTTTGGATAGAAGTTAAAAAAATTGCGCTTGAACTCTACTCAAAAGTACAGAAAGAAGCAACTCCCCTAGTTGAAGGATTGGGTAAAATTGAAGATGAAAAAGAATGGGAAAAAATAGATGAAAAAGTAGAAAAAAATATAGATAAACATTGTGAATATGCTCAGGAAAAACTAAAAGAAGCGATAATTAAAGCACAAGAATCTCTATTTAATACTTTAAAAGAAGTTTTAGAGGGAGATTTAGGACAAGGCTTTCAGAAAAATTATCAACGTCAGCAACAACAATATGCTGGTGAAACATATAATTATTATTATAATAAAACCTCAGAGCGGTGGCAGAAAAATAGTAACTTTGAAAATTTCGGTAAGAAAATAGAAAAATTAAATTTTTTCAGCGATTTTGTTGCTAATGGTTTATTGAAAGTAGCCCACAGAGATACAGTTTATCAAGCTGGTAAATTTCTTGGCATCAAGTTTAAGCCCTTTGGCGCATTCAAAGCTGCTGACAAGATTGCAGGTGCGGCGAAAGTGATTAAATTTGCTGGGCCTGCTTTGGCTGCTGGTGCATTACTGCTTGATGTTAAAAACAGTAAGGATGAAGAGAAACAAAGTGAAAAATTATCTCAAGCTCGTAAAGAGATTAATAGTCAATTTACTGAATTAGCTCAACAATTACAAACCCAACTTGAAAGTATTGGGCGAGAAGTAGAAACACAACTGTATGATGAAGCAGTAACAAAAATTGAAGAGATGCGAGAAGCCCACAATGCAACAATTACTGAAAACCAAGAACAAGTACAGGAATTAACAACCTTGCGCCAAGAACTTAAAGGGATTCTTTCTGAAATTCGCCAAGCTCTATAG
- a CDS encoding phosphoribulokinase: MAERRIILGIVGDSAAGKTTLTKGIAQILGEENVTVICTDDYHRYDREQRKEVGLSALHPDCNYLDIMQQHIALLRGGQPILKPIYNHDTGKFDPPEYIQPKKFVILEGLLGYYTQACRDAFDVKVYLAPPESLRATWKVKRDTRKRSYTEEQVLEALKKREPDSEAYIRPQREWADVIVSFYPPKEHAEESNGNLNVSLVLRPTIPHPDLVRLFENKPENGSVRLELERDMGKPVDVLEIKGSATKEEVIDMEKVLCSEVPYLADFCKIDSEVQIGKVIGTTGETIQSYPLALTQLLVTYHMLKASYNYQVK, from the coding sequence ATGGCTGAACGTCGAATTATTCTGGGAATTGTTGGTGATAGCGCTGCTGGAAAAACCACCTTAACCAAAGGAATTGCCCAAATTTTAGGGGAAGAAAACGTTACCGTTATTTGCACTGATGATTATCACCGCTATGATCGCGAACAACGGAAAGAAGTGGGTTTAAGTGCGCTTCATCCAGACTGTAACTATCTCGATATCATGCAGCAACATATTGCTTTGTTGCGAGGAGGACAGCCGATTCTCAAGCCCATTTATAATCATGACACAGGGAAATTTGATCCTCCTGAGTATATTCAACCGAAAAAGTTTGTCATTCTAGAAGGGTTATTAGGCTACTATACCCAAGCCTGTCGTGATGCTTTTGATGTGAAAGTTTATCTTGCGCCTCCAGAATCTTTGCGCGCCACTTGGAAAGTTAAACGAGATACTCGCAAACGGAGTTATACTGAGGAACAAGTATTAGAAGCCTTGAAAAAGCGAGAACCCGATTCTGAAGCCTATATTCGTCCACAACGAGAATGGGCGGATGTCATCGTGAGTTTCTATCCTCCCAAAGAACACGCCGAGGAGAGTAATGGCAATCTCAATGTCAGCCTGGTTTTACGCCCTACAATTCCGCACCCAGATTTAGTTCGCTTATTTGAAAATAAACCCGAAAATGGGTCAGTGCGCTTAGAATTAGAACGAGATATGGGCAAGCCTGTTGATGTTTTAGAAATTAAGGGGAGTGCCACTAAAGAAGAAGTAATTGATATGGAAAAAGTTCTCTGTTCAGAAGTTCCCTATTTAGCTGATTTCTGCAAAATTGATAGTGAAGTTCAAATTGGGAAAGTCATTGGAACCACAGGAGAAACCATCCAAAGTTATCCCCTTGCTTTAACTCAATTACTAGTTACCTATCATATGTTGAAAGCATCGTATAATTATCAAGTAAAGTGA
- a CDS encoding zinc-dependent alcohol dehydrogenase family protein encodes MRAIAMTTNGSPNVLQPQDVISPKIQTSQHILIRLQAAGINPVDTKLRRGGTFYPEQLPAILGCDGAGVVEQVGSEVSRFQVGDEVYFCHGGLGKKGTGNYAQYAVVDERFVAKKPQSLSFAEAAAAPLVLITAWEALYDRGRLEAGRRVLVHAGAGGVGHVAIQLAKLKGAEVCTTISTPEKAQFVKDLGAHPINYQETNFVEAVNDWTEGEGVELAFDTVGGDTLEETFPAVQVYGDLVTILNPSDSTNWKQARSRNLRIGLELMLTPQLTDNLEAQIAQTQILEQCSRLIDQGGLTIHLHQTFPLEKAKEAHKMIEAGGMTGKLALVMN; translated from the coding sequence ATGCGCGCGATCGCGATGACAACTAATGGCAGTCCCAATGTGTTGCAACCTCAAGATGTCATTAGCCCCAAAATTCAAACCTCACAACATATTTTAATTCGTCTTCAGGCAGCGGGAATTAATCCTGTGGATACCAAACTACGTCGCGGAGGCACTTTCTACCCAGAACAACTCCCTGCTATTTTAGGCTGTGATGGAGCAGGTGTAGTAGAACAAGTCGGAAGTGAGGTGAGTCGGTTTCAAGTCGGGGATGAGGTTTATTTCTGTCACGGCGGACTGGGTAAAAAAGGAACTGGGAATTATGCACAATACGCAGTGGTGGATGAACGGTTTGTGGCGAAAAAACCCCAATCTCTCTCTTTTGCTGAAGCAGCAGCAGCCCCATTAGTCTTGATTACTGCTTGGGAAGCCCTATATGATCGCGGACGATTAGAAGCAGGAAGACGGGTATTGGTGCATGCAGGTGCAGGAGGGGTTGGTCATGTAGCAATTCAACTGGCAAAATTAAAAGGGGCAGAAGTTTGTACAACAATTAGCACCCCTGAAAAGGCGCAATTTGTTAAGGATTTAGGAGCGCATCCCATTAATTATCAAGAAACTAATTTTGTGGAAGCAGTCAATGATTGGACAGAGGGAGAAGGCGTAGAGTTAGCTTTTGATACCGTTGGCGGAGACACTCTCGAAGAAACTTTTCCTGCCGTGCAAGTATATGGGGATTTGGTCACAATTTTAAACCCAAGTGACAGTACAAATTGGAAGCAAGCGCGATCGCGCAATCTCCGAATTGGTTTAGAGTTAATGTTAACCCCGCAATTAACCGATAATTTAGAAGCTCAAATTGCCCAAACTCAGATTTTAGAACAATGTTCTCGCCTCATTGATCAAGGGGGATTAACGATTCATCTTCATCAAACCTTTCCCCTAGAAAAAGCAAAAGAAGCCCATAAAATGATCGAAGCAGGTGGTATGACAGGGAAACTTGCCTTGGTGATGAATTAA